ATGTAAAGAGATGATAGATGATACTATAAATAATCCTAAACCTAAAGAGTTATTCCAACCATTTTGTGAGACACGAAAAAATTTCTGTTTAATACTTTTTAAATCAGCTTCACCAATACCTATACCTTTATCTATTACAGAAATATGTTTGTCATCATATTTTATAATAACTTCATCTTCTGAATATTTTAGAGCATTTTCAACAAGATTTTCTAGTACCATTGCAAATAGAGTCTCATCTACATTAAACTCATAATCTTGTTCACTATTAATGATAATTTCTCGTTGAGGATATTTATCTTTTAAATCAGAAACAACTTGAGTACAGATTTTTTTTATAGAGCATTTTGTTGTAAGAATTTGTTGTTTTCCTTCTTCTAATTTTAGTGTAAGTCTTAACTTATCAATTATATGAGACATCTTTATACCATTTGAATGTATCTTCTTTAAAAACTTTTCTTTCATAGCTTCTGGTAAATCTTTATCTGTAAGAATTGTTTCACTATATCCTGTAATTACAGCAATAGGATTTTTAAATTCATGGGAAATGGCTGAGATAATCTCATCTTTTTGTTTATTTGCAAGTTTTAGTTTTGCTGTCTGTTTTGATTTTTGCCGCTCTTTTTTTGCAAGTTTTGAAGCAACCTTATTTAGCAATCTAGTAATTTTATAAAACTCTTCAGAAAAATCAGAGTAGATTGTAGAAGTAGGTTTTTTATTACTTAATTCAATTAGATAACCTAAAATTGCATTTGTCTCATTTCTAATTTTTATACTAATAAAATATGTTGCAATAAAAGTAGCAATTATAAATAAAGAGATAAAAGAGATAATTTGAAATGCAAGTTTTGTGAAGTTTTCAATAATTTTAGCAGTATAATCTGCTAATCTTAAATAGTAAATTTCATCATCAATTACAATTTTTTTAGCAACATAAAGTAATTCTTGGTTTAGAGTTCTTGAAAATCTAACTTTTTTTCCATAACCTTCATATTTTGCGTGAATAATCTCATATCGAGTAGAGTGATTTTCCATTGTTAAAATATCTCTATCACTATCGGCGATAACATTCCCTTCTTCATTAATAATTGTAATTCTAAGACCTGTTTTCCCTTTAAAGGTTTTAATTGTATAGTCTAGGGTTTTAAATGAAGTTAGATTTATAGATAAAGAGTCTATATTTTGAGATAAGTTTTTTTCAATTTGGTCAAGATATATATTCTTTGACCAAAAGTATGTTGTAGTACTAATAATTATTAATATAAATAAAAAGATTAAAGAAAATGTTCTAAAGAATACTTGGTGAAGTTTTAGCAAAATAAGTAACCTTCTCCTCTTACAGATTTTATATACTCTTTACTATTATCAGGATCAATCTTAGCTTTTAATCTTTTGATAGCAACATTTACAGTTTTTAGTTTCTTATCATAAGAGTCTTCCCATACTGTCTCAAGTAAGTGTTCTCTTGTCATAAGAATATCTCTGTTTTTAATAAATTCTAATAGTAAATCATGTTCTAAATGTGTTAATTCTATCTCTTCTGACTCAATATAAAACTTTTTATTTGAAGCTTTATATGTAATATCTTTAACTTTTAAGACATCTACATCTTTTGAACTTCTTTTTATTACAGCATTTACTCTAGCAAGTAGCTCTTGGATTTTAAAAGGTTTAGTAATATAATCATCTGCGTGAGATTTAAAGCCTTCTAAAATATCTTCATCTTTATCTTTTGCAGTAAGATAGATTACTGGATAGTTATAACCTTTTTGTTTTATTTTTGAAATAAACTCTGTACCATCAATCCCTGGCAAGTTTCTATCCATTAAAATAAGGTCAATTTTTTCTTCTTCTAATACTTTTTCTAAGCTTTTATTTACACTTAAAAAACCTATTGTTTCATAACCTTCTTTTTGTAAAGTATATTCTAAAAGTTCTAAGATATCTTCTTCATCTTCTACTATTAATATTAATTTATCATTCATGTTCTTCTTTGTTTCCTTGATGTAACTTTACAATTCCTGGAGAGTATTTTATAGCTAGTATTCTAAAAATAAAGAATACAAAAATTACAAATAATAAAAACAAAATTGTAAAGTAATCTTTATTTGTATTTGAAGTATAGATTATAACATCTCGAATTAAAAATATAATAAATATGTCAATAACAAATCTTAGGCGTAACTTCTCTTTTTTAATAAAATCAGATATCATCTTAGCTACTTCCATTAAAACAATGAATTCAAGCATTAAGATAATTGTTTTGTAGAATTCTAGTTTAGCAACTAAAACTATTGTAAAAATAATTATAGCTGCTAATACTTCATAATTTGAACTAAAGTATTTTTTTATTCGTTCAATAGCTCTCATACTATACGTTTTCTAAATCCCCGCCAACTTCTGCAAAAACTAAAAGGTTTGCAATCGAAGCTGCTCTTCCAGAGATTTTCTCTAATTTTCTTAAAGAACTTAATACCTCAAAATAGTCTTTAGAAAGTTCAATTTTTTTAGTAATAAGTTTTAAGATATTTTTTTCAACCATTGCATATAGGTCATCAGTTTTGCTATCTTCAACTAATACTTTATTAAATTTTTGTTCAATAATTTTTTCATCATCTTCTAATACCATCTCAATAGCTGTTTGAAGAGCTAAATTTGATGATTTTAATAGAGGAATAGCATACTCTAAAATTGCTTCTGAGTTTAAATCTTCAGAGAAAGATTTTCTAAAGTTTTTAGCAAATGTTTTAGAATAAGCCGCTGCTCTTATTAATTCATTTGTGATTTTTAAAAATGAAACCATCTCTCTTAAATCTTTAGCTTCTGGTGAATAAAGAGCTAAAGTCTTAACAATTAGTTTATCAATATCATTTGATTTAGTTGATAACTGTTTTAAAGATAGATTTACATCTTTTAACATTGATAAATCATTCTCTTTTAATGCAGATAAAGAGATTTTATTTGCATGAGAAATCTCTTCTCCAATACTTGAAATTTCACTTTTAATTTTATTAATATTCTCAATATATGGCTTTAACATTATCCAAACCTTCCTGTAATATAGTCTTCAGTTTTTTTATTTGATGGGTTTACAAAGATAGTCTCTGTTTCATCATATTCAATTAACTTTCCTAAGTGGAAAAATGCTGTATAGTCAGCTACTCTTGCTGCTTGCTGCATATTATGAGTTACTGTGATAATTGTATATTTTTTCTTTAACTCTAACATTAAAGCTTCAATTTTTTCTGTTGAAATAGGGTCAAGTGCTGAGGTTGGTTCATCCATTAAGATAATTTCAGGTTTAACAGCAATTGTTCTAGCAATACATAATCTTTGTTGTTGTCCACCAGAAAGTGAAGTTCCTGGTTCGTGAAGTTTATCTTTAACCTCTTCCCAAAGACCAGCATCTCTTAGTGATTTTTCAACTAATTCATCACACTCTTTTCCTTTTCTAACTTGGTGGTGTTTTAAAGGAGCATAGGCAACATTATCATAAATTGATTTTGGAAAAGGATTTGGTTGTTGAAAAACCATTCCTACTCTTTTTCTTACACTTACTTCATCAACATCTTTATCATAAACATTTTTATTGTCAATTACAACTGCACCATCAATTTTTACAGTTGAGATTAAATCATTCATTCTATTTAAACATCTTAAGAAGGTAGATTTTCCACATCCAGAAGGTCCAATAAGTGCAGTAATTTTATTTTCATATAAAGGTACAGTGATATTATGAAGTGCGTGGTTATCTCCGTACCATAAATTTAATTCACTTACATCAATTTTAATATTATTTTCGTTTGACATCTTTTTTTATTCCTTATTACCATTTAACTTCGTATTTTTTTCTTAAATAAATTGCTAAAGCATTTAGTGAGATTAAGATTGTTAATAACACCATAATACCAGCTGCTGTTTTTTCTATATACATTCTTTCTGGCATCCCAGCCCATGTAAATAATTGTGCAGGCATAACTGTTGCTGCTTCCATGATTGAACTAGGAGAATCTGGAATAAATGCAATCATACCAATAATGATTAAAGGAGCAGTCTCTCCCATAGCTTGTGCTAAACCAATAATAGAACCAGTAAGAATTCCAGGGAAAGCTAATGGTAAAACATGGTCTCTTGTAACTTCAATCTTTGTAAGACCTAAACCATATCCTGCTTGTCTAATTGAATCTGGAACAGCTCTTAATGCAGCTCTTGAACTTACAATAATAATTGGTAAAGTCATAAGTGCAAGGGTAAGTCCTCCAACAAGTGGTGATGACCTTGGAAGACCAAACAAATTAATGAAAATTGCAAGACCTAAAAGACCAAATAAAATTGATGGAATAGCTGCAAGATTATTAATATTTACTTCAATAGTTTGAGTAAACTTATTATCTTCTGCAAACTCTTCTAAATATACGGCTGTCATAACCCCAATTGGGAAAGCAAATACCATAGTAATTATTAGTGTTAAAATAGAACCAATAATTGCTGACTTTAAACCTGCAAACTCAGGTGTTTTTGAGTCCCCATTTTTAAAGAAAATTTCATTGAACTTAAGTTCTGCATGTCCATCAGCTTTCATATCATCAATTAAAGCTCTATCTTTTCTTTTTAGTTTATAGTAGTGACCTTTTAAATATTGGTCAACTTGGTCATCAGCAAGAACCCAAATTGTAGTTTTTGTTCCTAAAAGTTCTGGATTATTTTCAATCTCCATAGGAATAGTTCTAAGCCATGCTCTTGAAACTATATTTTGATATTTTTTATCAATTGCTTTTCTATAGTTTTGTTTAGCTTCTTGACTATAAGTTACATCAATTTTTAAATAAGCTTGTTGAAAAGCTGGAGTTCCTTTTGTCACAATATCAAAAAGGAAAAAAATTAAAAAAGCGATTGAGAAAACTAAAGAAGTTAGTGTAAATCTTTTAAATCTTCTTGAGCTTCTATGCCTTTTAGTCAATGTTGGGTCATAAAATGGATTATCTTTTTGTTTATCTTTTCTTTTAATCATAATGTATTCACTTTATATTTTTCTTTGAACTTTCTAATTAGTGACAGTGAAATAATATTTAATATTAAAGTCACAATAAATAGTGCTAATCCTAAGGCAAAAGCAACTAATGTTTCAGGTGAGTTAAAAGCTTGGTCTCCAACAAGAGCATCAACAATTCTAACAGTAACAGTAGTCATATCTTCTAAAGGATTAATAGATAAGTTTGGTCTTAAACCTGCTGCCATAACAACAATCATAGTCTCTCCAATTGCTTTTGAAAAACCAAGTAGTGTTGCTGAGATAATTCCTGGTAATGCAGAAGGAAGAACAATATTCCTAATAGTTTCCCCTTGAGTCATCCCTAACCCTAAAGATGCTTTTCTTTGAGAATCAGGAACTGCTTTAATAACATCATCAGATAAAGATGAAATTACAGGGATAATCATAATTCCCATAACAACACCTGAAGCAAGGGCTGAGTTAAAAGTAGCTTCTAATCCAAACCATGCAGCAGCTTTAACAATAAAAGGTGCAACTGTAATTGCAGCAAAGAAACCATAAACAACAGTAGGAATACCTGCAAGAACCTCTAAAATAGGTTTTAAATAAGACCTAGTCTTGTGAGAAGCATATTCACTCATATAAATAGCACTACCTAATCCTACAGGAATTGCAACACACATCGCAATAAATGTAATCATTAAAGTACCTGCAAAAATAGGAACAGCTCCAAATTTACTTCCTGGTATCCCCGGAGACCACTCAGTTCCAGTTAAAAAATACCACATACTTCTTACTTCAAAGAAGGCGATTGCTTCAAACAGAATTGAAAAAAGTATTCCAAATGTTGTAAGAATAGAGATTGTAGATGCTGTAATTAACGCAAACTTAATCATACTTTCTTTAATTGCTGTTGATTTGTTTTTTGATTCAAATGAATGCAATTGACAACCTTATATTAAATTTTCGTAATTCTACAATGGCTTAGTTACATGATGGTTACAAAATTGTGAAATAAGTAATGTTTTTATTAAGAGAAAAGAGGGAAACTTAAATATCCCTCTTTTAGTTTATTTTTGAGATAGAATTAATTTTTTTTGAGCTTTAAATTCTTGCTCTGTAATATAGCCTTGTTTTTTCATTTCAACTAGTTCTTTTAACTGCTGCATTTTATTATTTTTAGATGCTTTTGTATTTGCTTGAACCTTTTGTTCTGGCTCACCATCAAGTGAATTATTTACTCCGTCAACTGCTTTATCAAATAACTTATTTGAAAAGCTATCTGCAAATTGATCCATTTTATTACCAAAATCAAAAGCAAAAACAGGTGCTGATGCTAACAATGTAATTAGAAACAACTTCTTAAGTTTGAACATTTTCTTCTCCTAAAAATATTTTTTGTTATTTTATATAAATAATCATTAAAATAATATTTAACGATATATATTATAAAATATATTTAAATTTATTATTTTAATGTGTATAAATTGTAGATTTAAAAGATTGAAGTTCCTAAAGGTATAGAACTTTTTTTAGAAGCACTTTTTATATTTCCAAGGCATAGATTAAATTGTTGTAAAGAGCTATTTTCAGAGATTTCAATTATAGCAGCACTTACTGATAAGAGTTTAAAGTTTCTACTTACACCAAATCTATCTTTAGAAGTCATATAAGCATTAGCAATATCTTTTTCATTATATAAACTTGAAGCACTTGATTGAAACTCTTCTTGAATATTTTTTATTAGATAATAGACATCTTCATATTGACTATTTGTAAAACCTACAAAAAAGTCATCACCTCCAACATGGGCAATAAAATTTTCACTTGAAATATTTTTTTGTAGGATTTCTGAGAACATTAAAATTGCACGATCACCTTGTCTGAATCCATAAGTATCATTGAAAGGTTTAAAATCATTAAAATCAAAATATACAATTTGAGCATGTTTATTATTTTTAAAACTATTCGAAATAAAGCTCTCTATTTGATTGTTCCCCGGTAGTTTTGTTAAAGGATTTTGATTCTGAGCTATCTCTATATTTCTTTTATATGAAAGAGATAATAGGTTATTTAAGTTAATGAAACCATAATATTGAGAATCTTTGGTTACAAAAATACCTTTTGCATCATTTTGCATATTAAATATTTCTAAAGCTTTATCTATTCCCCAACTAATATCAATTTCAAGTACAGGTTTTATATAACTTTTTAACTTAGCTTTAAAAGAGTCATTTTTAGCCAATGATAAACCATATTGTGAATAAGAAATCTCTTTAATATCAACTTCATAAATTGCACCTAGAATCTTTTTTTCATCATCAATAATTGGTACAAAAGTATTTAAAGTATGCTCTTTAAAATATACAAATAGTTCATGTAAACTTGCATTTACATTTAAAGGGTCAATCTTATCGATAAAGGATTTATCAATAAAATTTCCTCTTGATACCCTTCTATCTTTTTCAAAAATATTCTCTTTAGTATAGAATTTTTTTATCTCTTTTATATCTAAAGTGGGTCTAGAAACTAAATACCCTTGAATGTAGTCTGCTTTAATCTCTTTACAAACATAATATTCTTCTTTTGTTTCAATGCCCTCTGCAATAACTTTTATTCCCATAGTATGAGCCATCTCTACAATAGAAGCACAAAACAATCTTTTTTTTGCATCTTTGTGAATATTTTCAATAAAGAATTTATCAATTTTAATAAAATTTGTATCTGAGATGTATAATAAGTGAAGACCTGAAATTCCTGTTCCAAAATCATCTATTGCAATATTATAGTTTTTTGATTTATAGGTACTAATAATATGTTTGATTTCTTGGTCTTTATCAAAAGAACTATGTTCTGTAATCTCAAAACATATTGAATCTTTACTAAGTTCATATTTCTCTAGTAGTTCGGCAGTTTCCCCAAATTTAAAATCAGGCATTGTAAAAAATCTATTATCAATATTATAAAAAAGTTTTAGATTATTAATATTAATTTTTCTATATTTTTTAATAGCTTTTTTTCTTAAGAGCATATCAACTTTGTATAAAATTTTTTTTTCAGCTAAAGTATCAAAGAAATGAAAGATTGATTCAAACTCTAATTCTTCAACATTTCTAATTAAGGCTTCTACAGCAAAAATTTTACCTGTATATGTATTTACAATAGGTTGAAAAGCAAAGTCAAGTTTGTCAACATCAATTTTAGTTGACATGGAGCACCTCTTTAAAATAGTATTAAATATGGGCTCTTAGTATTTGTTCGCGTGAAATAATAAAAGTCCATATATAAAACTATTAAAAGAAGACAAAGTCTTCTTTTAATTTATATATTATTAGTAG
This sequence is a window from Halarcobacter bivalviorum. Protein-coding genes within it:
- the pstC gene encoding phosphate ABC transporter permease subunit PstC, whose protein sequence is MIKFALITASTISILTTFGILFSILFEAIAFFEVRSMWYFLTGTEWSPGIPGSKFGAVPIFAGTLMITFIAMCVAIPVGLGSAIYMSEYASHKTRSYLKPILEVLAGIPTVVYGFFAAITVAPFIVKAAAWFGLEATFNSALASGVVMGIMIIPVISSLSDDVIKAVPDSQRKASLGLGMTQGETIRNIVLPSALPGIISATLLGFSKAIGETMIVVMAAGLRPNLSINPLEDMTTVTVRIVDALVGDQAFNSPETLVAFALGLALFIVTLILNIISLSLIRKFKEKYKVNTL
- a CDS encoding phosphate-starvation-inducible PsiE family protein: MRAIERIKKYFSSNYEVLAAIIIFTIVLVAKLEFYKTIILMLEFIVLMEVAKMISDFIKKEKLRLRFVIDIFIIFLIRDVIIYTSNTNKDYFTILFLLFVIFVFFIFRILAIKYSPGIVKLHQGNKEEHE
- a CDS encoding SHOCT domain-containing protein, with amino-acid sequence MFKLKKLFLITLLASAPVFAFDFGNKMDQFADSFSNKLFDKAVDGVNNSLDGEPEQKVQANTKASKNNKMQQLKELVEMKKQGYITEQEFKAQKKLILSQK
- a CDS encoding ATP-binding protein; translation: MLKLHQVFFRTFSLIFLFILIIISTTTYFWSKNIYLDQIEKNLSQNIDSLSINLTSFKTLDYTIKTFKGKTGLRITIINEEGNVIADSDRDILTMENHSTRYEIIHAKYEGYGKKVRFSRTLNQELLYVAKKIVIDDEIYYLRLADYTAKIIENFTKLAFQIISFISLFIIATFIATYFISIKIRNETNAILGYLIELSNKKPTSTIYSDFSEEFYKITRLLNKVASKLAKKERQKSKQTAKLKLANKQKDEIISAISHEFKNPIAVITGYSETILTDKDLPEAMKEKFLKKIHSNGIKMSHIIDKLRLTLKLEEGKQQILTTKCSIKKICTQVVSDLKDKYPQREIIINSEQDYEFNVDETLFAMVLENLVENALKYSEDEVIIKYDDKHISVIDKGIGIGEADLKSIKQKFFRVSQNGWNNSLGLGLFIVSSIISLHNFSLEINSELSKGSEFIIKY
- a CDS encoding GGDEF domain-containing protein, encoding MSTKIDVDKLDFAFQPIVNTYTGKIFAVEALIRNVEELEFESIFHFFDTLAEKKILYKVDMLLRKKAIKKYRKININNLKLFYNIDNRFFTMPDFKFGETAELLEKYELSKDSICFEITEHSSFDKDQEIKHIISTYKSKNYNIAIDDFGTGISGLHLLYISDTNFIKIDKFFIENIHKDAKKRLFCASIVEMAHTMGIKVIAEGIETKEEYYVCKEIKADYIQGYLVSRPTLDIKEIKKFYTKENIFEKDRRVSRGNFIDKSFIDKIDPLNVNASLHELFVYFKEHTLNTFVPIIDDEKKILGAIYEVDIKEISYSQYGLSLAKNDSFKAKLKSYIKPVLEIDISWGIDKALEIFNMQNDAKGIFVTKDSQYYGFINLNNLLSLSYKRNIEIAQNQNPLTKLPGNNQIESFISNSFKNNKHAQIVYFDFNDFKPFNDTYGFRQGDRAILMFSEILQKNISSENFIAHVGGDDFFVGFTNSQYEDVYYLIKNIQEEFQSSASSLYNEKDIANAYMTSKDRFGVSRNFKLLSVSAAIIEISENSSLQQFNLCLGNIKSASKKSSIPLGTSIF
- the pstA gene encoding phosphate ABC transporter permease PstA; translation: MIKRKDKQKDNPFYDPTLTKRHRSSRRFKRFTLTSLVFSIAFLIFFLFDIVTKGTPAFQQAYLKIDVTYSQEAKQNYRKAIDKKYQNIVSRAWLRTIPMEIENNPELLGTKTTIWVLADDQVDQYLKGHYYKLKRKDRALIDDMKADGHAELKFNEIFFKNGDSKTPEFAGLKSAIIGSILTLIITMVFAFPIGVMTAVYLEEFAEDNKFTQTIEVNINNLAAIPSILFGLLGLAIFINLFGLPRSSPLVGGLTLALMTLPIIIVSSRAALRAVPDSIRQAGYGLGLTKIEVTRDHVLPLAFPGILTGSIIGLAQAMGETAPLIIIGMIAFIPDSPSSIMEAATVMPAQLFTWAGMPERMYIEKTAAGIMVLLTILISLNALAIYLRKKYEVKW
- the pstB gene encoding phosphate ABC transporter ATP-binding protein PstB; translated protein: MSNENNIKIDVSELNLWYGDNHALHNITVPLYENKITALIGPSGCGKSTFLRCLNRMNDLISTVKIDGAVVIDNKNVYDKDVDEVSVRKRVGMVFQQPNPFPKSIYDNVAYAPLKHHQVRKGKECDELVEKSLRDAGLWEEVKDKLHEPGTSLSGGQQQRLCIARTIAVKPEIILMDEPTSALDPISTEKIEALMLELKKKYTIITVTHNMQQAARVADYTAFFHLGKLIEYDETETIFVNPSNKKTEDYITGRFG
- a CDS encoding response regulator transcription factor produces the protein MNDKLILIVEDEEDILELLEYTLQKEGYETIGFLSVNKSLEKVLEEEKIDLILMDRNLPGIDGTEFISKIKQKGYNYPVIYLTAKDKDEDILEGFKSHADDYITKPFKIQELLARVNAVIKRSSKDVDVLKVKDITYKASNKKFYIESEEIELTHLEHDLLLEFIKNRDILMTREHLLETVWEDSYDKKLKTVNVAIKRLKAKIDPDNSKEYIKSVRGEGYLFC
- a CDS encoding phosphate signaling complex PhoU family protein translates to MLKPYIENINKIKSEISSIGEEISHANKISLSALKENDLSMLKDVNLSLKQLSTKSNDIDKLIVKTLALYSPEAKDLREMVSFLKITNELIRAAAYSKTFAKNFRKSFSEDLNSEAILEYAIPLLKSSNLALQTAIEMVLEDDEKIIEQKFNKVLVEDSKTDDLYAMVEKNILKLITKKIELSKDYFEVLSSLRKLEKISGRAASIANLLVFAEVGGDLENV